Proteins co-encoded in one Ensifer sp. PDNC004 genomic window:
- the pcaQ gene encoding pca operon transcription factor PcaQ, with protein sequence MIDARVKFRHLQTFVEVSRQKSVMKAAELLHVSQPAVTKTIRELEEVLGVAVFERDGRGIKITRYGEVFLRHAGAALTALRQGLDSVSQERSGDGVPVRIGALPTVSTRIMPHAMTLFLKEETGARIKIVTGENAVLLEQLRVGDLDLVVGRLAAPEKMTGFSFEHLYSEQVVFAVRAGHPLLAGAHSTFARLADFPVLMPTRASIIRPFVERFLITNGIASLPNQIETVSDAFGRAFVRASDAIWIISAGVVAADVDDGTIAILPIDTSETKGPVGLTMRADAAPTLALSLLIQTIREAATAVSSKL encoded by the coding sequence ATGATCGACGCCCGGGTCAAGTTTCGCCATCTACAGACATTTGTCGAGGTCTCCCGGCAGAAGAGCGTGATGAAGGCGGCCGAGCTGCTGCATGTCAGCCAGCCGGCCGTGACCAAGACGATCCGCGAACTCGAAGAGGTGCTTGGCGTCGCGGTCTTCGAGCGCGACGGGCGCGGCATCAAGATAACCCGCTATGGCGAGGTGTTCCTGCGTCACGCCGGTGCGGCGCTAACGGCGCTTCGCCAGGGACTCGATTCCGTCTCGCAGGAGCGGTCCGGCGACGGCGTCCCGGTCCGCATCGGCGCGTTGCCGACGGTCTCGACGCGGATCATGCCGCACGCCATGACGCTGTTTCTCAAGGAAGAGACCGGCGCCCGCATCAAGATCGTCACCGGCGAGAACGCAGTCCTCCTCGAGCAGCTGCGCGTCGGCGATCTCGATCTGGTCGTCGGGCGGCTTGCGGCGCCGGAAAAGATGACCGGCTTTTCCTTCGAGCATCTTTATTCGGAACAGGTGGTCTTTGCCGTCAGGGCCGGGCATCCGCTGCTTGCCGGTGCGCATTCGACGTTCGCGCGGCTTGCGGATTTCCCGGTGCTGATGCCGACACGGGCCTCGATCATCCGCCCCTTCGTCGAACGCTTCCTGATCACCAACGGCATCGCCAGCCTGCCGAACCAGATCGAGACCGTGTCCGACGCCTTCGGCCGCGCCTTCGTGCGGGCGAGCGATGCGATCTGGATCATTTCCGCCGGCGTCGTCGCCGCCGATGTCGACGACGGCACGATCGCAATCCTGCCGATCGACACCAGCGAAACGAAAGGTCCTGTTGGCCTGACCATGCGCGCCGACGCAGCACCCACGCTCGCCCTCTCGCTTCTGATACAGACCATTCGCGAGGCGGCGACGGCAGTCTCGTCCAAGCTCTAG